One genomic segment of Candidatus Baltobacteraceae bacterium includes these proteins:
- a CDS encoding FAD-dependent thymidylate synthase, with protein MGYSARVLLDSQSPAGVRLTTLEVTFPRFVLSEFNTHRVMSRNSASSRAIPTTKLLERIENDPVLPLEWGRNQKGMSASDVLTAEEEEAAKRIWLSARDAAVEHARKLMELKVHKQELNRVLEPFLWHTVIVTATEWDNFFTLRCAPNAQPEIRAAATRMREAIDSSTPHPVPYGEWHLPLLQDDERSLPIESQKKISAARCARVSYLTHEGKREVDKDLELHDRLKSDRHLSPFEHVATPAHDVAFHANFRGWIQMRNEIEAATWPSVANRR; from the coding sequence ATGGGATACTCAGCTCGCGTACTCCTCGACTCGCAAAGTCCGGCCGGGGTTCGGCTCACCACGCTCGAGGTAACGTTTCCTCGATTCGTGCTCTCCGAGTTTAATACTCACAGAGTAATGTCTCGGAACAGCGCGAGTTCGCGCGCAATTCCAACCACGAAACTGCTCGAACGCATTGAGAACGATCCCGTCTTGCCGCTGGAGTGGGGACGCAATCAAAAGGGCATGTCGGCGAGTGACGTATTGACGGCCGAAGAAGAAGAAGCGGCAAAGCGTATCTGGCTGAGCGCGCGCGATGCCGCGGTCGAGCACGCCCGCAAGTTGATGGAACTCAAAGTCCACAAACAAGAGCTCAATCGCGTTTTAGAGCCGTTTTTGTGGCACACGGTCATCGTCACGGCGACGGAGTGGGATAACTTCTTTACCTTGCGCTGCGCACCCAATGCGCAACCGGAGATCCGGGCGGCCGCAACGCGTATGCGGGAGGCGATTGACTCGAGCACCCCGCACCCGGTCCCGTACGGGGAGTGGCACCTCCCGTTGCTTCAGGACGACGAGCGTTCGCTGCCCATCGAGTCGCAAAAGAAGATTTCGGCGGCGCGGTGCGCGCGCGTGTCGTATCTGACGCACGAAGGCAAACGCGAGGTCGACAAGGATCTGGAACTGCACGACCGGCTAAAGTCGGACCGTCACCTCAGCCCGTTCGAGCACGTTGCCACGCCGGCGCACGACGTGGCGTTTCACGCGAACTTTCGCGGCTGGATACAGATGCGCAACGAGATCGAAGCGGCAACGTGGCCGTCAGTCGCCAACCGGAGATAA
- a CDS encoding HutD family protein encodes MAVSRQPEIIPASSYREVPWRNGGGVSRVIAGSDDEGWRLSVTTIERDGWFSDYSGCDRTIVALEGDGVELTVDGVVKRLQRRYEAFTFSGDAKTSCRLLGGPVQDFNVVTQRDRWSHSVSISRVMGPRVRLTIGNLCLVYVLRGTLLDAAAGDTIRIEGPDAIDLEHPNEDAYACVVSLFPSAASRGH; translated from the coding sequence GTGGCCGTCAGTCGCCAACCGGAGATAATCCCCGCCTCCTCGTACCGCGAGGTGCCCTGGCGTAATGGCGGCGGCGTCTCGCGCGTCATCGCCGGCAGCGACGACGAGGGCTGGCGCCTTTCCGTGACGACCATCGAGCGCGACGGCTGGTTCTCGGATTACAGCGGATGCGATCGAACGATCGTGGCTCTCGAGGGCGACGGCGTCGAGTTGACCGTCGACGGCGTCGTCAAGCGCTTGCAGCGCCGCTACGAGGCCTTCACGTTTTCAGGCGACGCAAAAACCTCGTGCCGGCTCTTAGGCGGTCCGGTGCAAGACTTCAACGTCGTGACGCAGCGCGATCGCTGGTCGCATTCGGTCAGCATCTCCCGCGTGATGGGGCCGCGGGTTCGGCTGACGATTGGGAACCTCTGTTTGGTGTACGTCTTGCGCGGTACGCTCCTGGACGCCGCGGCGGGCGATACGATTCGCATCGAGGGACCCGATGCAATCGATCTCGAGCATCCCAACGAAGACGCCTATGCGTGCGTCGTCTCGCTATTCCCAAGCGCCGCATCGCGCGGACATTAA
- a CDS encoding PilT/PilU family type 4a pilus ATPase, translating into MTATRAPFGLTDAVRFARSKNASDLHVEAGSPAAVRIDGVLTPVDGTPLTASDVEALAAELFGARPMRADEGDASIAWCDDELGTLRGHAFRSLAGIALAVRLFPRAIPALESLDLPPSVTAFTEHPRGLVLIAGPTGSGKSTTLAAIVDRINARAAKRIVTIEDPIEYRHHNRRSFVTQREIGRDTPSLEAALHGVLRCDPDVIVVGELRDGGAIRAALTAAETGHLVLATVHTGDAPQTVDRIVDSFEGAAAAQVRAQLASVLLGVTCQRLVRRADGKGRRAVAEVMVGTEGVRNLIRDGKTHQLGNAIATGRRYGMQTLAQHIAELEQSRVILEGVA; encoded by the coding sequence ATGACGGCGACGCGAGCGCCGTTCGGATTGACGGACGCCGTACGCTTTGCGCGATCGAAAAACGCGTCCGATTTGCACGTTGAAGCCGGTTCGCCGGCGGCCGTCCGCATCGACGGCGTGCTAACCCCCGTCGACGGGACACCGCTTACGGCAAGCGACGTCGAGGCGCTGGCGGCAGAGTTGTTCGGTGCGCGGCCGATGCGTGCCGATGAAGGCGACGCTTCGATCGCGTGGTGCGACGACGAGTTGGGAACGCTTCGCGGTCACGCGTTTCGTTCGTTGGCCGGAATCGCTTTGGCAGTGCGTCTGTTCCCGCGCGCGATTCCGGCGCTCGAATCGCTGGATCTGCCGCCGAGCGTAACGGCGTTCACCGAGCATCCGCGCGGATTGGTCTTGATCGCGGGTCCGACGGGCAGCGGCAAGTCGACGACGCTGGCGGCGATCGTCGATCGCATTAATGCCCGCGCGGCAAAGCGTATCGTCACGATCGAAGATCCGATCGAGTACCGCCACCACAATCGCCGTTCGTTCGTCACGCAACGCGAAATCGGTCGCGATACGCCGAGTTTGGAGGCAGCCTTGCACGGCGTGCTTCGGTGCGATCCGGACGTGATCGTCGTCGGCGAACTGCGCGACGGCGGTGCCATTCGCGCAGCGCTGACGGCGGCGGAGACGGGACACCTCGTGTTGGCCACCGTGCACACGGGCGACGCGCCGCAAACGGTCGATCGCATCGTCGACTCCTTCGAAGGCGCGGCGGCAGCACAGGTTCGCGCGCAGCTCGCGAGCGTGCTGCTCGGCGTGACGTGCCAGCGTCTCGTGCGCCGCGCGGACGGCAAGGGTCGCCGCGCGGTCGCCGAGGTCATGGTTGGGACCGAGGGCGTGAGAAACCTCATTCGCGACGGCAAGACGCATCAGCTTGGCAACGCCATCGCGACCGGCCGGCGGTACGGCATGCAGACGCTCGCACAACACATCGCAGAACTGGAACAGTCGCGCGTTATCTTGGAGGGCGTGGCGTAG
- the ftsA gene encoding cell division protein FtsA, whose translation MKHETVCGLDIGTTKTCAVVAVDGPHGLEIVGVGEAPSMGMRKGVVVDLDETIKSIEAATEKAERMAGMHVGDVFVGITGDHIRSTNNRAVVAVSGEDREVSHTDVRRVVDASKIINLPTDRQIIHALPRYFTVDGQEGVNDPVGMAGGRLEVDTHIITGGSSFITNVLKCVHRAGLEAAGLVFEPLASSAATLLPEEKQVGVVLLDIGGGTTDIAVHSLGSAIYTATIPVGGNILTNDISLGLKTSLGEAEEVKKRYGAGVAGADSQDEVFSVRTLDGRATKEYALTQLRAIVVPRVLETLRMAKQKIVENVPRDLVLGEVVLTGGGSLLPGIEPVAEEIFGLPVRVGMPNTIGGLTDAMAQPQYATAIGLVLFGASDEGVPTNGVRRRGNGVVNWIKKNLADLWN comes from the coding sequence ATGAAGCACGAGACCGTCTGCGGGCTCGACATCGGGACGACCAAGACCTGTGCGGTCGTCGCGGTCGACGGTCCCCACGGGCTCGAAATCGTCGGCGTGGGGGAAGCCCCCTCGATGGGGATGCGTAAGGGCGTCGTCGTCGATCTCGACGAGACGATCAAATCGATCGAAGCCGCCACCGAGAAGGCCGAACGCATGGCCGGCATGCATGTGGGCGACGTCTTCGTCGGCATTACCGGTGACCATATCCGCAGCACGAACAATCGCGCCGTCGTCGCTGTCTCGGGCGAGGACCGCGAGGTGTCGCACACCGACGTGCGCCGCGTCGTCGACGCGAGCAAGATCATCAATCTCCCCACCGATCGCCAAATCATTCACGCCCTGCCGCGGTATTTCACGGTCGACGGGCAAGAGGGCGTCAACGATCCGGTCGGTATGGCCGGCGGACGGCTGGAAGTCGACACGCACATCATCACCGGCGGTTCGAGTTTCATCACGAACGTGCTCAAGTGCGTGCACCGTGCCGGTTTGGAAGCGGCCGGATTGGTCTTCGAACCGCTCGCGAGCTCGGCCGCAACGTTGCTGCCCGAAGAGAAACAAGTCGGCGTGGTTTTGCTCGATATCGGCGGCGGGACGACGGATATTGCCGTGCACTCGCTGGGAAGCGCGATCTATACGGCGACGATTCCGGTGGGCGGAAACATTTTGACCAACGATATTTCCCTGGGTTTGAAAACATCGCTGGGGGAAGCCGAAGAGGTCAAGAAACGGTACGGGGCCGGTGTCGCCGGCGCCGACTCCCAGGATGAAGTCTTCTCCGTGCGTACGCTCGACGGGCGAGCGACCAAGGAGTACGCGCTGACGCAGCTGCGCGCGATCGTCGTTCCGCGAGTACTCGAAACGCTGCGCATGGCTAAACAGAAAATCGTCGAAAACGTCCCACGCGATCTCGTGCTCGGCGAAGTCGTGCTCACCGGCGGCGGTTCGCTGCTGCCCGGCATCGAGCCGGTCGCCGAAGAGATTTTTGGATTACCGGTTCGCGTCGGCATGCCGAACACGATCGGCGGATTGACCGACGCAATGGCTCAACCCCAATACGCTACTGCAATCGGTCTGGTTCTATTCGGTGCGAGCGATGAAGGCGTGCCAACCAACGGTGTGCGCCGGCGCGGCAACGGAGTCGTGAACTGGATCAAAAAGAATCTGGCCGACTTATGGAATTAA
- a CDS encoding GspE/PulE family protein → MTLSQKLWVPIEPEGELSYRRVEAARVEETPIVRAVDEILNSAAAARASDVHIEPFTGGGRVRERVDGLLRETRRLSSEHFERVLSRLKLLAGMDIADRRLPQEGRYCTRLGGRYVEARVSSLPTVAGERLAIRMLEPQSDVPRLEELGMPLSTARRFRDFVHAPAGFVIVCGPTGSGKTTTLYSALAERNVVGQQLCSVEDPVEVRLPGVAQVQVNVRAGVTFAVALRAFLRQDPDVVMVGEMRDAETAAVASSAGLCGQLVMTTLHANDALHALDRLLELGLSPQTIAASVSAIVSQRLLRQLCIDCKTCVTVGTEGEWLGIEPGTVANAPGGCDRCAGSGYWGRSAIFELIALTPELRSAIESRLPVEMRRTVARNGGFETMQHWAARSVLDGETSVEEAFRVLGAGR, encoded by the coding sequence GTGACTCTTTCGCAGAAGCTTTGGGTTCCTATTGAACCCGAGGGCGAGCTTTCGTATCGTCGTGTCGAGGCCGCGCGCGTCGAGGAGACGCCGATCGTTCGTGCCGTCGACGAGATTCTGAACTCCGCGGCCGCGGCGCGCGCGAGCGACGTGCATATCGAGCCGTTCACCGGCGGCGGACGCGTGCGCGAACGCGTCGACGGTCTGCTGCGTGAGACGCGCCGGCTTTCCAGCGAGCACTTCGAACGCGTCCTCTCGCGCTTAAAGCTTTTAGCCGGCATGGACATCGCCGACCGGCGCTTACCGCAAGAGGGGCGCTATTGCACGCGACTCGGCGGGCGTTACGTGGAAGCGCGCGTTTCGTCGCTGCCGACCGTCGCGGGCGAACGGCTGGCCATTCGGATGCTCGAACCGCAAAGCGACGTTCCCCGCCTCGAAGAGCTCGGGATGCCGTTGTCGACGGCCCGCCGTTTCCGCGACTTCGTGCACGCTCCGGCGGGGTTCGTCATCGTCTGCGGGCCGACCGGCAGCGGAAAGACCACGACGCTGTACTCCGCGCTGGCCGAACGCAACGTCGTCGGACAGCAGTTGTGCAGCGTCGAGGATCCCGTTGAAGTGCGACTGCCCGGCGTCGCGCAGGTGCAAGTGAACGTTCGCGCGGGCGTGACCTTCGCCGTCGCTCTGCGGGCGTTCTTACGCCAAGATCCCGACGTCGTTATGGTCGGGGAGATGCGGGACGCCGAAACCGCAGCGGTCGCATCCTCGGCGGGACTGTGCGGGCAGCTCGTCATGACGACCTTGCACGCCAACGACGCGTTGCACGCGCTCGACCGTCTGCTCGAGCTGGGATTGAGCCCGCAGACGATCGCCGCTTCGGTATCGGCGATCGTTTCACAGCGTCTGTTGCGACAGCTCTGCATCGACTGCAAGACTTGCGTGACGGTCGGCACCGAAGGTGAATGGCTCGGTATCGAGCCCGGCACCGTTGCAAACGCTCCGGGCGGCTGCGATCGCTGCGCCGGATCGGGGTATTGGGGGCGCAGCGCAATCTTCGAACTGATCGCGCTGACGCCGGAGCTGCGCTCGGCCATCGAGAGCCGCCTCCCGGTGGAGATGCGCCGCACTGTCGCGCGCAACGGCGGATTCGAAACGATGCAGCATTGGGCGGCGCGCAGCGTCCTCGACGGCGAGACGAGCGTTGAAGAAGCCTTTCGCGTCTTGGGTGCGGGGCGATGA
- a CDS encoding M20 family metallopeptidase → MVVEPEQSLVARVVELRRSIHRRPELGFDVHETAALVERELDALGIEHRRLAKTGVVGIVRGALEGRVAALRADMDALPITERTGLPFASEIDGKMHACGHDAHTAMLLGAASVLSRMRERLHGTAVLIFQPAEEGPGGAEPMIAEGALDGPRVDAIAMLHVDPRLEPGALGITPGPVNASTDELYLTVRGRGGHGAYPHTAVDAIPATAAIVLALQNIAARETDPLKSVVVTIGTINGGYANNVIADEVQMHGTLRALDPEIRNGLEARVRRIVDGVASAYGASAEVRIARGYPPVLNDVALAEAFAAYMRANSTFRVERMPPTMGGEDFAYFAQRVPGVHVRLGVRSDSAGSIHPGHSAQFRIDEAALPVGVATLVAFVQAVGSGGIGV, encoded by the coding sequence ATGGTCGTGGAACCCGAACAGTCGCTGGTCGCGCGCGTCGTGGAGCTGCGCCGCAGCATCCATCGACGCCCGGAGCTCGGCTTTGACGTACACGAAACCGCGGCGCTAGTCGAGCGCGAGCTCGATGCGCTGGGTATCGAGCACCGGCGCCTCGCGAAGACCGGCGTCGTCGGAATCGTGCGCGGTGCGCTCGAGGGGCGCGTGGCGGCGCTGCGCGCCGACATGGACGCGCTTCCGATTACCGAGCGAACGGGTCTCCCTTTTGCGTCGGAAATCGACGGAAAGATGCACGCCTGCGGCCACGACGCGCACACCGCGATGCTTCTGGGCGCTGCGTCGGTGCTTTCGAGAATGCGCGAGCGTCTGCACGGTACCGCCGTCCTGATCTTTCAACCGGCTGAAGAAGGCCCCGGCGGCGCTGAGCCGATGATTGCGGAGGGAGCGCTGGACGGCCCGCGCGTCGACGCGATCGCGATGTTGCACGTCGATCCCCGCCTCGAACCGGGAGCGCTGGGCATCACGCCTGGTCCCGTCAACGCGTCGACCGACGAACTCTATCTCACGGTGCGCGGCAGAGGCGGCCACGGTGCGTATCCGCACACGGCGGTCGATGCGATTCCCGCGACGGCGGCGATCGTGCTCGCGCTGCAGAATATCGCGGCGCGTGAAACGGATCCGCTCAAAAGCGTCGTGGTGACGATCGGGACGATCAACGGCGGCTACGCAAACAACGTTATTGCCGACGAGGTGCAGATGCACGGTACGTTGCGCGCCCTCGATCCGGAGATTCGCAACGGGCTCGAGGCACGCGTGCGGCGCATCGTCGACGGCGTCGCCTCGGCGTACGGCGCATCGGCCGAAGTGCGCATCGCACGCGGTTATCCGCCGGTGCTCAACGACGTCGCACTCGCCGAGGCGTTTGCGGCGTACATGCGCGCGAACAGTACGTTTCGAGTGGAGCGAATGCCGCCGACGATGGGCGGAGAAGATTTCGCGTACTTCGCCCAGCGGGTTCCCGGCGTGCACGTGCGCTTGGGGGTGCGCAGCGATTCCGCCGGTTCTATCCATCCGGGGCACAGCGCTCAGTTTCGTATCGACGAGGCCGCGCTTCCGGTGGGGGTGGCGACGCTCGTAGCGTTCGTGCAGGCGGTCGGCAGCGGTGGAATTGGTGTATAA
- a CDS encoding FmdB family zinc ribbon protein — protein MPLYDYKCTKCGTVREVRHGFNESHDQPCPACGAAMTRVFNPAPIVFKGSGFYATDSRPKSDTKSDTNTDSKSDSKSESKSEAKPETKTEPSSGGGKSESAA, from the coding sequence ATGCCTCTGTACGACTATAAATGCACGAAATGCGGGACGGTTCGCGAGGTCCGTCACGGGTTTAACGAGAGCCACGACCAGCCGTGTCCGGCGTGCGGCGCGGCGATGACGCGCGTGTTCAACCCCGCGCCGATCGTGTTCAAGGGCTCGGGATTTTACGCCACGGATTCGCGGCCCAAGAGCGACACGAAGAGCGACACAAACACCGACTCCAAGAGCGACTCCAAGAGCGAAAGCAAAAGCGAAGCGAAGCCCGAGACGAAAACCGAACCGTCATCCGGCGGCGGCAAGAGCGAGTCGGCCGCGTGA
- the tadA gene encoding tRNA adenosine(34) deaminase TadA translates to MNDLEDERYLRRAIELADAAAAEGDVPIGAVLVCGDLVLEAKNEKEATPDATAHAEMLLLREAARRLQAWRLSDATVYVTKEPCVMCAGAMIAARVKRVVYGARDPKGGADGSAFDILRSPKTNHRLEVTAGVLEEEAAEQLRAFFRNKRETGAEEGPE, encoded by the coding sequence ATGAACGACCTGGAAGACGAACGCTACCTTCGCCGTGCCATCGAACTTGCAGACGCAGCCGCCGCAGAGGGCGACGTACCGATCGGCGCGGTATTGGTTTGCGGCGACCTCGTTCTAGAAGCAAAGAACGAAAAGGAAGCGACGCCCGATGCAACCGCGCACGCGGAGATGCTGTTGCTGCGCGAAGCGGCACGGCGTCTGCAAGCGTGGCGACTGAGCGATGCGACGGTATACGTGACCAAAGAACCGTGCGTGATGTGCGCCGGCGCGATGATCGCCGCGCGAGTCAAGCGTGTCGTCTACGGCGCCCGCGATCCCAAGGGCGGAGCGGACGGCAGCGCCTTCGACATTCTGCGGTCGCCCAAGACGAACCATCGCCTCGAGGTCACCGCCGGCGTCCTCGAGGAAGAGGCCGCGGAACAGCTCCGCGCGTTCTTCAGAAATAAGCGCGAGACGGGCGCGGAAGAAGGCCCGGAGTAA
- a CDS encoding sigma-70 family RNA polymerase sigma factor, with amino-acid sequence MIDNREQTICDHWYLCRRAARRFLRPGLDRCDLEQVAAIGLIKAADRYDRAQATPFEAYAWVLMLGELMHYVRDGERLLRAPRRVRDLEKRWTAAERELRATLGREPQSHDVAQWLNATPAQEREIYEYRASDRVLSYEALNPSDAHPSALVFEHVLDRITVDRALAKLPPVEREIVKGIHLEGVTVGELAKRLGYSRRHLTRLHRSAMTRLRNVC; translated from the coding sequence GTGATAGACAATCGCGAACAAACGATCTGCGACCATTGGTATCTCTGCCGACGTGCTGCGCGGCGATTTCTGCGTCCTGGATTGGACCGGTGCGATCTCGAGCAAGTCGCGGCGATCGGGCTCATTAAAGCCGCGGATCGCTACGACCGGGCTCAGGCCACGCCGTTTGAAGCCTATGCCTGGGTGCTGATGCTCGGCGAGCTGATGCATTACGTCCGCGACGGCGAACGGTTGCTGCGAGCGCCGCGCCGCGTACGGGATCTCGAGAAGCGTTGGACGGCTGCCGAGCGCGAACTGCGAGCGACGCTGGGACGGGAACCGCAAAGTCACGACGTCGCGCAGTGGCTCAATGCAACGCCGGCGCAGGAGCGCGAGATTTACGAATATCGCGCGAGCGATCGCGTGCTCTCGTACGAGGCGTTGAATCCATCGGACGCGCACCCCTCGGCCCTCGTGTTCGAGCACGTGCTCGATCGCATCACCGTGGATCGTGCCCTGGCGAAACTGCCGCCGGTCGAGCGCGAAATCGTCAAGGGCATTCATCTGGAAGGCGTAACGGTCGGCGAGCTGGCGAAGCGGCTGGGTTACTCGCGCAGGCATCTCACGCGACTGCACCGCAGCGCGATGACGCGTTTGCGCAACGTCTGCTAA
- a CDS encoding type II secretion system F family protein, producing MVFYYQARHADGMRVSGSIGAETRDAAMAHLRARGLFVTLLETAKTARGAIAGIAAMLTRSASSRSAFFRSFATLVGVGIPIKRALDTLVAESRDPAFAEALRSICADVESGTALSAAMERHAAEFSAVVVAMVGAGEVAGNLAGALQSVADLEERNRALRKRVLSALSYPAVVAVAAAGLVLFLIADTMPAFAGMFEQMRVTVPPVTRLLIAAGIALHSPRLWAIAIAMGIAGAVAAWHYARSTNAWASALDRATLRVPLIGDLLRKTLVVRFARTLGSLLSAGVDVVASLESSTHVGGRTFREALKGAVESLRAGHPFAAPLEASGLFDGTFLLLVRVGEESGTLDAMLLRIASYYEVDVETGLATLTGIVEPALICLLGAAIGTIVASIIVPLYSMIGSIK from the coding sequence GTGGTGTTCTATTACCAAGCGCGACACGCCGACGGTATGCGCGTCAGCGGATCGATCGGGGCGGAAACGCGCGATGCGGCGATGGCGCATCTGCGCGCTCGCGGCTTGTTCGTTACGCTGCTCGAGACGGCGAAAACTGCGCGCGGCGCGATCGCCGGTATCGCGGCGATGCTGACGCGCTCGGCGTCATCGCGGTCGGCGTTCTTTCGTTCGTTTGCGACCTTGGTCGGCGTCGGTATACCGATCAAGCGCGCCCTGGATACGCTCGTAGCGGAATCGCGCGATCCGGCCTTTGCCGAAGCGCTTCGGTCGATCTGCGCCGACGTCGAAAGCGGAACGGCGCTGTCGGCGGCCATGGAGCGTCACGCGGCGGAGTTCTCCGCCGTGGTGGTCGCTATGGTCGGCGCGGGCGAAGTGGCCGGCAATCTTGCGGGCGCGCTGCAATCGGTGGCCGACCTGGAAGAACGAAACCGCGCACTGCGCAAGCGCGTGTTGTCGGCCCTCTCGTATCCCGCCGTCGTTGCGGTTGCCGCGGCCGGCCTAGTGCTCTTTCTCATCGCCGACACGATGCCGGCGTTCGCGGGAATGTTCGAGCAAATGCGCGTTACGGTGCCGCCGGTTACGCGCTTGCTGATAGCTGCGGGAATTGCGCTGCATAGTCCGCGGCTGTGGGCCATTGCGATCGCGATGGGAATTGCAGGCGCGGTCGCGGCGTGGCACTACGCCCGTTCGACGAACGCGTGGGCATCGGCGTTAGACCGTGCGACGTTGAGAGTACCGCTGATCGGCGACCTTCTGCGCAAGACGCTCGTGGTACGCTTCGCGCGAACGCTCGGCTCGCTGCTCTCGGCCGGAGTCGACGTCGTTGCTTCGCTGGAGTCGTCGACGCACGTCGGGGGACGGACGTTTCGGGAAGCGCTCAAGGGTGCCGTGGAGAGCCTGCGCGCGGGACATCCCTTCGCCGCGCCGTTAGAAGCGTCTGGACTCTTTGACGGCACGTTCCTATTGCTCGTGCGCGTCGGCGAGGAGAGCGGAACGCTCGATGCCATGCTGCTGCGGATTGCGTCGTACTACGAGGTCGACGTCGAAACCGGGCTCGCAACGTTGACCGGTATCGTCGAACCAGCGCTCATTTGTTTGCTCGGTGCCGCGATCGGAACGATCGTCGCATCGATTATCGTGCCACTCTATTCCATGATCGGGAGCATCAAGTGA
- the ftsZ gene encoding cell division protein FtsZ — MADARRSVSEPEHAAAIKVIGVGGGGCNAVNRMVQAGIIGVEFFAVNSDVQALRSAMTENTVHIGGSQTRGLGAGANPTLGREAAESSREDLAMVLDGADLVFLTAGMGGGTGTGAAPVIAQLARESGALTIAVVTKPFAFEGKKRMQVAEAGIQELESSVDTLITIPNDRILQVIEKKTPLREAFAFADDVLRQGIAGISDLITQPGMINLDFADIKTIMTDAGSAMMGIGVGTGDHRAADAAQKAIASPLLETTIEGARGVIFNITGGPDLSMYEVNEAAEMISRAVDPDAQIIFGTSEDPAMTGKVRVTVLAAGFGAPRYRPAQGGYAFESGKIDTVAPVNMDDIEVPAFLRYRG; from the coding sequence ATGGCTGACGCACGTCGTTCCGTTTCCGAGCCCGAACACGCTGCCGCGATCAAGGTGATCGGGGTCGGCGGAGGCGGCTGCAATGCCGTCAACCGCATGGTGCAAGCCGGCATCATCGGCGTCGAATTCTTCGCGGTCAACTCCGACGTGCAAGCGTTGCGTTCGGCGATGACCGAGAATACGGTGCACATCGGCGGTAGTCAAACGCGCGGTCTCGGTGCGGGCGCAAATCCGACGCTCGGCCGTGAAGCCGCGGAATCGTCGCGCGAGGATCTTGCGATGGTGCTCGACGGCGCCGACTTAGTGTTCCTGACCGCCGGAATGGGCGGCGGCACGGGAACGGGCGCCGCTCCCGTGATTGCACAGCTCGCGCGCGAATCGGGTGCACTCACGATCGCCGTCGTCACTAAGCCGTTTGCGTTTGAGGGCAAGAAGCGCATGCAGGTCGCCGAGGCCGGCATCCAAGAGCTCGAATCGAGCGTCGACACGCTGATCACGATTCCGAACGACCGCATCCTTCAAGTGATCGAGAAGAAGACGCCGTTGCGCGAAGCGTTCGCCTTTGCCGACGACGTGCTGCGCCAAGGCATCGCCGGTATCAGCGACCTGATCACGCAGCCCGGTATGATCAACTTGGACTTTGCCGACATCAAGACGATCATGACCGACGCCGGATCGGCGATGATGGGCATCGGCGTCGGTACCGGCGATCATCGCGCCGCGGACGCCGCGCAGAAGGCGATCGCGTCGCCGCTGCTCGAGACCACGATCGAAGGCGCGCGGGGCGTGATCTTCAACATCACGGGCGGTCCCGATCTCTCGATGTACGAGGTCAACGAAGCGGCCGAGATGATCAGCCGCGCGGTCGATCCCGACGCGCAAATCATCTTCGGAACGTCGGAAGACCCGGCGATGACCGGCAAGGTGCGCGTAACGGTGTTGGCCGCCGGATTCGGTGCGCCGCGTTACCGTCCGGCGCAAGGCGGGTACGCTTTTGAAAGCGGCAAGATCGACACGGTTGCGCCCGTGAACATGGACGATATCGAAGTGCCCGCGTTTCTGCGCTACCGAGGGTAA